The Gopherus evgoodei ecotype Sinaloan lineage chromosome 20, rGopEvg1_v1.p, whole genome shotgun sequence nucleotide sequence aacccaggtttcctgcaCCTCCCCAACCTCGTCCAGTACTCCACCCCCAAGCCAGACCACTTCCCTTATCAACAGAATGATTCTCACAGTTTTGTTACTCCAACCCATAGAAATCTGTATGATTCCTGGTCCACTTGGGAACCATGTTTAGGACTTGGATTCTCCTTGTGCACACAGATAAAATGCCCCCGCCGCTCTCCACCGCAAATTCCGTGTCCATCTGTTTCAGGAGTCAGACGGTGAGAAGGAGACGAAGAGACAGGTTTGGGCACAaaagatccagtgtctcccagcTGGAGATCCCCCCGGCCCATGAGGAAAGGTGTGTCTGAGCGCCACCCAAAATGCACCACGCGGGAAGATGGGCCTCAGATCATGGCCAAACGCCGCAGCATAAGGAAGAACAATAAatggctcttttttaaaaattaaagtcaCCAGGGTTGGGGCTGAGCTGATCCCCTGGGTCGGAACACATGGGATGTGGGGAACATTCAGATCGAGTCCAAAGGTTGAGGTCAAGTTTATCTCCCAGGAGCACTGTCCCGTGCACCTCCTTAGTTCTGGCTTTGCCATGGGAAAGAGTTGGAGATGATCCCgggcagcagggccagggagaaCCACACGATCAGCCCAGGAGTTGGGATAGGCATCTGAGTAGGTGGCTTAGTTGCGGCAGATCCTGCGCAGACAGAGATGAGTCAGGGATGGTTGGCGGCCAGGGGATGGAGGGGTTGGGTGCTGAAAAGGGAACGAGTCGTGCAGTTGCCAGGACTCTGTCTAGAGGTCAGAtctctctcgctcgctctctcctCATCTCCTAGGCTCACGCTGGAAGAAGCGTCCTCCTGGAAGCACTCGTTTGATTGCGTCCTGGCGAGCCCGGCTGGCCGGAGCATCTTCGTGGAGTTCCTGCGGACAGAGCACAGTGACGAGAACATGGCCTTCTGGCTGGCCTGTGAGGAGCTCaagagggagcagagccaggagcaggtCTGCGAGAAAGCCAAGATGATCTACCTGGATTACATCTCCATCCTGTCCCCAAAGGAGGTAGGTCTGCCACAGTCCTGCTGGGGGCAGCTCAGGGGACACCGCTCCAAGCCAGTGCCGTCCCATTGTTGTCACCTCACAACGTAATGCAACAGCCAGGGAAACAAGGCCCTGAATGCAAGGCACTGCCCTGAATATTGGCGGGGGCAGCATAGAGTATCTCCTTGCAGCCGCGTACCTGACACCCCAGCAATGGGACCATCCCCACAGCAAGTGGTCCTCTGACATCAGCCAGCTGAGCTTCCCTGCAGGAGTTGCTCCTGGCTGTAGAGTTAGCCCCTACTTTATTTGGAATGGGCAGGTCCTTGAGTTAATTGTCACAGTCTCCCAGCTAGCTGCTGGGTCACAGCAGCTCAAGGCACATTGGAACCATCTGTGCAAGTGCCCGAGACAGGCTGGAGTCTCTCCAAAGGGCTCTTGGCAGGGGCCTGCAAAGCCAGGGCATGCCAGCAGCGCCGCTGCGTGAGTCCTGGCCCTTTGCTTCAAGAACGTTGTTCATCGCCCTCTGCAGGTCAGCATCGATGCTACCGTGCGCGAGTCAATCAACAGTTCCCTGGTGAGGCCCAGCGCGCACATATTCAACGAGGCCCAGGCACAAGTCTATGCCCTCATGCACCGAGACTCCTACCCCAGGTTCCTGGCCTCACCACTGTACAGGTCACTGGAGCAGAGACTGTCTGCCCTGGCTTGTGACACGTAGCAAAGCCCCTTGCACGCACACGCATTTCACGATACTGCCACCTCCTTCCGCTTCCTGCCAGCTCGTCAAGGCACCGGGGTAGACGGGGCAGAGCCTCAGTTCTCTCTTTCTCCGTGGGTGAAGCCACTGGTGTTTTGATAGCGACACTGATCTAGAACTTATTCTAGTCTGTCTGAACCAAACAAGATTCAACTCATGCTGGGTTTTGGGAGGATTTCACTAGGGTCTGTAGAGATgggagagcccaggagtcctagaATTCAGAGTCTTTCAGAGCATTGCTTGTCCTAGAACTTGGGTGGTATCTAAGCTGGTGTGGTTCTAGAGCACAGGTGGTATGTGTGGCCTGGACCATGGTTCTAGAATATGAGTGGTCACAAGCTGGAGTGGGATCGAGAGTGTGACTTGTGTCTGAGCTAGGGGTTCTACTATATGACTTGTACATGAGTCTGGGCTTCTAGAACAAagataccatctgatctgtgatggGTTCTAGAATATGGAGCCTTCTAGAACTGTGGGGGCTTTTAGGATCGTGCATCTTCTAGAGCTTGAagctctgtgtttttgttttagtgaCAAGAAAAATTCTCCACCCAAAATTAATTGTATTTCAGAATTTCTAAGAGTTTTATAAGCATTTTTCCCACTTCTCCGAGCCAAGTCAACACGGCTCAGCTAGTCACTTAGTACTACAACAGGTCCCAGCTGGCCAGCACATTTAAAATCTGGCAAGTAGCTCACAGGCCCAGCTCTACATGGTCACTAGAGAAGAGACTAACATTATTCTATTTATCAGTTGGGGCTGCAAACATATATTTTGTCCagtgaatgcaaaaaaaaaaaataaaaatccaagggGCTTAATTAAAAAACATTACCAGGCAATGACTTGGCTGGTACATTACCAGACATTACTAGGCAGTTGCTAATCTTTAGGGCCACATCTGCAAAGGTGGCTACTTGTTTTGGGTGTCTGCCTTTAGCCACCTTGGCCATGACTTTCAGAGGCAGCGAGCACCCATAATTCTAATGGGAGTTACATGCACCCAGAAAAGCGGCTCAGAGGCATCTTGTGTTAGGTGCCCCAAAATGAAGCTGCCCCCTCCAAAAAATCCTGCCTGAAAACGTTGGCTATTCTAACAGTCCCTCTCATTGGCTCTGCAAGATCAGCCAAGGTATCACTTGTGTTTTATGATTTGTGGCCAGTCCTATCTACCTCATTCTAAGAGACTGCAACTTCTAAATGACCAGGCCCTTGTTAGCGGACAGGACAGTGACGGTCTccgcaatgtgtgtgtgtgtatatatatatatatatttataaataaatctaTACATAAAGAGAGCTGCTTATGTATGAAATGAGTCAGTGAATCTATCTTTTTCCCTCAGGAGAGGCATCCCCATCATAGGTGCCATTAATAACAATCTCTCACTTTCATCCATAGAGCTCCAAGTGCTTGACAGAGGAAGAGCAGAATCATTAGCCTTGCTTTGGGAGatgggggaaaatgaggcacagagcaatgacttgctcaagattgCAGAGCAAAGccgggactagaacccaggtttcctagCGCCTGCTCTGGTGCTCTAGCCATAGGACCATGCTGCCTCCGTTCATTGACACCTTTGCTCCAACATTCCCCTTTCACTTATATCAGCATAATTCCAGTGGCATCCCCGGGGTCCTGCTGGGCTACGTGATGTCTCTGCCAGATGAGACCTTAACACTAGTAATACCCAGCTCTccccatcagtagatctcaaagcactttacaaaaataggtcagtagcattatccctattttgccagtggggaaactgaggcacagagcaaggacAGGCCTTCCCAAGGTGACCCAGCAGGtcgctggcagagccaggaatagcgtGCAGGACCCATtagccccagtccagtgctctgcccCCTAAGTATGCAGTCTCCTTAGCAGAGATGAAGGCACAAATGGCTTGTGGTTTTGGATGCCTACATTTTGGGGGTGCTCAGCTTGAGAACCCTTCAGAAAGCACTCAACACCCATCTCTGAAAATTGGGTGCAAACCTAGGGCCTGTTTGTTCGGCGTGAACATTCAAGATCCCAGGGCATTTTGCTCTGAAGACCTTGGCCTAAAATGACCCCTACTCCCAATGCTGTGTGCCACTTGGCTgctaccctccaccccagagctggctacCTGTCTGCAGAAGTCTCTGCAGAGTCGGTGAAGGGATTTGGGCAGAAAGGCACTAGAGAGAGGTATAACATTACAGTAAGAATGGCTAATTCCCCAGCATGCTGGCGTTAGAAAGCAAGGGTACCCAGCCGATACTTTTTACACCTTTATTGCTCTAGCTGCAGATTTTCTCTCCCtttcacccccttttttttttgggggggggagcaagGATACATTCtatcagagagagaaaacaaagttgGCTGATCCACACACTGCATATGGCAAGGGACTAGCGCCACAGGGCCCTGACTGATGGAGATAGGATGAGAGCAGGCAGGCACCCAACCCTGCCTGCAGAGCCTCTCTCTTCTCCGTCCTGCTGCTCCTCTACCTCATTCTAACTGCTCCTTCAGCCTGTAAGCACGGGCCCTGGTGCTTTCCACTCTCATTAGGTGACACTCAAAAGTCTCCCCAGTTCAGAGTGGTTAATCCCCCAAAAGTTTGGTGCTGAAGCTAGGAGGTGGCGCTGAATAATCCCTGCTCCAGTCGGGTCAGGCATACCGTCAAGGACAGCCTTCCTCGCATGGAATTTGCCATGGCCAATCCCACCTGGAATCAGGATACACAGAGGCAGCTGCCAAGAAAGGGCACAATTATTTACAACAAAGAGTAACTGAACTTCGGGGGGCGCGGAGGAGAGAGGGGTCGTGATATGGGTTAAAATCAGGTTCCAGGATCAAGTGTAGCAGGGAATTGGGGTCAAGTGTCTGTGGAATATCCAGTTTGCAGAAAACAAGTCACCAGTGAGAGAGACACCCACAAACTGGTGCTGCTAAAGCCCTGTGCATCTTCAGCTCCCATCTTCTCGGGCAGGAAAGGAGGGTCACTGGTTTGAAACAGGAGCTTGATGTCGTTCAATGGACTTCCCACTGAAGGGCAGGAAATCCCTCACTAGCTGG carries:
- the LOC115637674 gene encoding regulator of G-protein signaling 19-like isoform X1, yielding MESSPSEKGRQLTETWHPRCCCCGPKPCCFCWCCCSSCSRSQTVRRRRRDRFGHKRSSVSQLEIPPAHEERLTLEEASSWKHSFDCVLASPAGRSIFVEFLRTEHSDENMAFWLACEELKREQSQEQVCEKAKMIYLDYISILSPKEVSIDATVRESINSSLVRPSAHIFNEAQAQVYALMHRDSYPRFLASPLYRSLEQRLSALACDT
- the LOC115637674 gene encoding regulator of G-protein signaling 20-like isoform X3; amino-acid sequence: MESSPSEKGRQLTETWHPRCCCCGPKPCCFCWCCCSSCSRSQTVRRRRRDRFGHKRSSVSQLEIPPAHEERLTLEEASSWKHSFDCVLASPAGRSIFVEFLRTEHSDENMAFWLACEELKREQSQEQVCEKAKMIYLDYISILSPKEVGLPQSCWGQLRGHRSKPVPSHCCHLTT
- the LOC115637674 gene encoding regulator of G-protein signaling 19-like isoform X2; the encoded protein is MSQGWLAARGWRGWVLKRERVVQLPGLCLEVRSLSLALSSSPRLTLEEASSWKHSFDCVLASPAGRSIFVEFLRTEHSDENMAFWLACEELKREQSQEQVCEKAKMIYLDYISILSPKEVSIDATVRESINSSLVRPSAHIFNEAQAQVYALMHRDSYPRFLASPLYRSLEQRLSALACDT